A genomic region of Desulfosarcina ovata subsp. ovata contains the following coding sequences:
- a CDS encoding reverse transcriptase domain-containing protein, protein MELILERRNVLRAMNQVIANKGAPGVDGMKTNHLKGYLKRHWPKIKQDLLNGDYRPLPVRRKEIDKPDGGVRLLGIPTVLDRLIQQAIAQVLEQIWDPTFSEYSYGFRPGRSAHDAVLQAKGYLLDGYTHVVDMDLSKFFDRVNHDRLLSRLATRVRDKRVLKLIRRYLTAGTMIGGLCQSQHRRNAPGWFMQSFA, encoded by the coding sequence TTGGAGTTGATTCTCGAACGACGTAATGTGCTCAGAGCAATGAACCAGGTGATTGCCAATAAAGGCGCCCCGGGCGTGGACGGCATGAAAACCAACCACTTGAAAGGGTACCTGAAAAGGCACTGGCCGAAGATCAAGCAGGACCTGCTAAATGGGGATTATCGTCCCTTACCGGTCAGAAGGAAGGAGATCGATAAACCCGATGGCGGTGTCCGTTTGCTTGGTATTCCCACGGTATTGGACCGCCTTATCCAACAGGCGATAGCTCAGGTATTGGAGCAGATCTGGGATCCGACCTTTTCTGAGTACAGCTACGGATTCAGACCAGGACGATCAGCCCATGACGCTGTCCTACAAGCCAAAGGCTATCTGCTGGACGGGTACACCCACGTGGTTGACATGGATTTGTCCAAGTTTTTTGACCGAGTTAACCACGACCGGCTTTTAAGCCGGCTGGCCACCAGGGTCCGGGACAAACGGGTCTTGAAATTGATCCGCCGGTACCTTACGGCCGGAACGATGATCGGGGGGCTTTGTCAGTCCCAGCATAGAAGGAACGCCCCAGGGTGGTTTATGCAAAGCTTTGCATAA